A genomic window from Candidatus Methylomirabilota bacterium includes:
- a CDS encoding xanthine dehydrogenase family protein subunit M, translated as MLRSFELCEPTSVAEASVLLARHGDAARIYAGGTELILAMKEGLIHYDHLVNVKTIPGLAGVRLDGGALRIGAATPHRVLERDPIVRERFPAVARMETDVANVRVREVGTLGGNLCFAEPHADPGALLQVFDATVRIEKKGGGRTILLEQLFVGPFETCLEGDELLTEIVVPPLPEHSAAAYLKFGFLERPSVGVGVAVTLDDGRVADARIAVGSVGPVPRRMREAEAVLKGKAIAESVAALPEAGQIAARAAEAITDLHGSAEYKEHLVGVLLRRAWEQALAAVDGRAGR; from the coding sequence ATGCTGAGATCGTTCGAGCTCTGCGAGCCGACGTCCGTGGCGGAAGCCTCGGTGCTGCTCGCCCGTCACGGGGACGCGGCGCGGATCTACGCGGGCGGCACCGAGCTGATCCTGGCCATGAAGGAGGGCCTGATCCACTACGATCACCTGGTGAACGTGAAGACCATCCCGGGCCTGGCCGGCGTTCGTCTCGACGGCGGCGCGCTCAGGATCGGGGCGGCCACGCCCCATCGCGTTCTGGAACGTGACCCGATCGTGCGCGAGCGTTTCCCCGCCGTGGCCCGCATGGAAACCGACGTGGCCAACGTCCGCGTGCGCGAGGTGGGGACGCTCGGCGGCAACCTGTGCTTCGCCGAGCCTCACGCCGACCCGGGGGCGCTGCTTCAAGTGTTCGATGCCACCGTCCGCATCGAGAAGAAGGGCGGCGGGCGCACGATCCTGCTCGAGCAGCTCTTCGTCGGCCCCTTCGAGACGTGCCTGGAGGGCGACGAGCTCCTGACCGAGATCGTGGTCCCGCCCCTGCCGGAGCACTCCGCGGCCGCGTATCTCAAGTTCGGCTTTCTCGAGCGGCCCTCGGTGGGCGTCGGCGTCGCCGTGACGCTCGACGATGGCCGCGTGGCCGACGCCCGGATCGCCGTCGGCTCCGTGGGACCGGTCCCCCGCCGGATGCGCGAAGCGGAAGCCGTCCTCAAGGGCAAGGCCATCGCCGAGAGCGTCGCCGCGCTCCCCGAGGCGGGGCAGATCGCCGCCCGGGCCGCCGAGGCCATCACCGATCTCCACGGCTCGGCCGAGTACAAGGAGCATCTGGTCGGCGTGCTCCTCCGCCGTGCCTGGGAGCAAGCCCTGGCGGCCGTCGACGGGAGGGCGGGGCGATGA
- a CDS encoding (2Fe-2S)-binding protein codes for MREIPMTVVVNGEKHELTVPAWETLIECLRDRLGLLGVKKSCDVQVCGACTVLLDDRPVSACTVLAFEARGKSLRTIEGLARGDELHPVQEAFVEHGALQCGFCTPGMIMATVALLGENPRPTADEVKHYMRGNICRCTGYKRILEAILDASRRMSGGAKGNGGAKGNDGAKGNDGAKGNGGTKGTDGR; via the coding sequence ATGAGAGAGATCCCGATGACCGTGGTCGTCAACGGCGAGAAGCACGAGCTGACCGTCCCGGCGTGGGAAACGTTGATCGAGTGCCTGCGCGACCGCCTCGGGCTGCTCGGGGTGAAGAAGTCGTGCGACGTCCAGGTCTGCGGCGCCTGCACCGTGCTGCTGGACGACCGTCCCGTGAGCGCCTGCACGGTTCTCGCGTTCGAGGCCCGCGGCAAGAGCCTGCGCACGATCGAAGGCCTGGCCCGCGGCGACGAGCTGCATCCGGTGCAGGAGGCGTTCGTCGAGCACGGCGCGCTGCAGTGCGGCTTCTGCACGCCGGGCATGATCATGGCCACGGTGGCCTTGCTCGGTGAGAACCCGCGGCCGACGGCGGACGAGGTCAAGCACTACATGCGGGGGAACATCTGCCGGTGCACCGGCTACAAGCGGATCCTGGAGGCGATCCTCGACGCCTCGCGCCGGATGAGCGGCGGCGCCAAGGGGAACGGCGGCGCCAAGGGGAACGACGGTGCCAAGGGGAACGACGGTGCCAAGGGGAACGGCGGCACCAAGGGGACCGATGGCCGCTGA
- a CDS encoding ABC transporter substrate-binding protein, whose amino-acid sequence MGKLTLTLALGDYDRTLALKTGLVRPEGVELNILTLGPEETFYRMGRFREFDVSEFSLSTYTIRRGRGEPLIAIPVFPSLMFRHSAIFVRDSAGIREPKDLRGKRVGVPKYHMTAAVWIRGILEDEYGLAPKEMLWFEGGEGAKVKEVDVTLPPEIKLEHVPGDRNLGDMVAGGELDAFIGARRPAAFGKGVSRLFPDFRKVERAYYEKTGIFPIMHTVVLKEELVQQHPWLPRSLYTAFAEAKQHAYRRLHDTAALLTSLPWQVAEAEETRALMGDDPFPYGIARNRTTVETLAGYTFRQGLAPRRLTLPEMFVESMLDT is encoded by the coding sequence ATGGGCAAGCTCACCCTCACGCTCGCGTTGGGCGACTACGACCGCACCCTCGCCCTCAAGACCGGGCTCGTCCGACCGGAGGGCGTCGAGCTGAACATCCTGACCCTCGGCCCCGAGGAGACCTTCTACCGCATGGGCCGGTTCCGCGAGTTCGACGTCTCGGAGTTCTCGCTCTCGACCTACACGATCCGGCGCGGGCGGGGCGAGCCGCTCATCGCGATTCCCGTCTTCCCCTCGCTGATGTTCCGCCACTCGGCCATCTTCGTCCGCGACAGCGCCGGCATCCGCGAGCCCAAGGACCTCCGCGGCAAGCGCGTGGGGGTGCCGAAGTACCACATGACGGCGGCGGTCTGGATCCGCGGGATCCTCGAGGACGAGTACGGCCTGGCGCCGAAGGAGATGCTGTGGTTCGAGGGCGGCGAGGGGGCCAAGGTCAAGGAAGTGGACGTGACGCTGCCGCCGGAGATCAAGCTCGAACACGTCCCGGGCGACCGGAACCTCGGCGACATGGTCGCCGGGGGTGAGCTCGACGCCTTCATCGGCGCCCGGCGGCCCGCCGCCTTCGGCAAGGGCGTGAGCCGCCTCTTCCCCGACTTCCGCAAGGTCGAGCGCGCCTACTACGAGAAGACCGGGATCTTCCCCATCATGCACACCGTCGTGCTGAAGGAAGAGCTCGTGCAGCAGCACCCGTGGCTGCCGCGGAGCCTCTACACCGCTTTCGCCGAGGCCAAGCAGCACGCCTACCGGCGCCTCCACGACACCGCCGCGCTCCTGACCTCGCTCCCCTGGCAGGTCGCCGAGGCCGAGGAGACGCGGGCCCTCATGGGCGACGACCCCTTCCCCTACGGCATCGCGCGCAACCGCACGACTGTGGAGACCCTCGCCGGCTACACCTTCCGCCAGGGTCTCGCCCCCCGCCGCCTCACCCTCCCGGAGATGTTCGTCGAGTCGATGCTGGACACGTAG
- a CDS encoding molybdopterin cofactor-binding domain-containing protein translates to MAADRLTVVGRSVPRLDARDKVTGAARYVSDLVLPGMAHAKLWRSPVAHARIIRVETERAAAVSGVLAVLTVADLPVKRLYYGPAYRDQPILAHEVIRYAGEPVVAVVADSEAHAEAALAHVDVRYDERPAATSAEEALAPGAPLIHPKLDRAGHFRDLSGLRPVPGTNICQHFEYERGDLARAFGEADLVVEDVYRYPALSHHALEAHCAVARVDADGLTVWAGTQHPFPVRKDLAEIFDLPLAAVQVVVPLVGGAFGGKCYTKIEPLVAALATKVRKPVRLALSLEESARTITRHAVTVRLRTAVGRDGTLLARQCEVVLDTGAYADIGPRVATKTGYRAPGPYRIPSLRIDSKCVYTNNVPAGAYRGYGVPQVTWACESQMDVIAERLDIDPLALRRKNLLKRGEEYVAGDTPMDGDMAEGLEQTARAVGWSAPLARGRGRGLACAMKDGGGTHTVSTAVVRINADGSVALLAGSVEVGQGARTALAQVVAETLGVPFETVVVVPPDTSITPYDHGTSASRSTTVMGLAVEAAARDAREQLLALAAKLLDTDASALAVGDGTITHGDRRLTVAEVISGHYGLVGGEVTGVGSFVPGKWSGTLGGATVFWETGMGAAEIEVDPETGAVKVVKYVSAADVGQAINPRECAAQDEGAAMQGIGPALFESRVSERGQLLNPGLIDYRVPAFTDLPGELDSLLIENADGPGPFGAKGVGEGGTFCAAPAIGNALARATGVRLTELPMTPERVWRALRAAGRVENP, encoded by the coding sequence ATGGCCGCTGATCGGCTGACCGTCGTGGGGCGCTCCGTCCCGCGCCTCGACGCTCGTGACAAGGTGACGGGCGCGGCGCGCTACGTCTCGGACCTCGTGCTGCCGGGGATGGCGCACGCGAAGCTCTGGCGCAGTCCCGTGGCCCATGCCCGGATCATCCGGGTGGAGACGGAACGCGCGGCGGCGGTTTCTGGCGTCCTCGCGGTGCTGACCGTCGCCGACCTTCCCGTGAAGCGGCTCTACTACGGCCCCGCCTACCGGGACCAGCCCATCCTCGCCCACGAGGTCATCCGCTACGCGGGCGAGCCCGTGGTGGCCGTCGTCGCCGACAGCGAGGCCCACGCCGAGGCCGCGCTCGCGCACGTCGACGTGAGATACGACGAGCGGCCGGCGGCGACGAGCGCCGAGGAGGCGCTGGCGCCCGGCGCGCCCCTGATCCACCCGAAGCTCGACCGCGCCGGCCACTTCCGCGACCTCAGCGGGCTTCGGCCCGTGCCCGGGACCAACATCTGCCAGCACTTCGAGTACGAGCGGGGTGACCTCGCGCGGGCGTTTGGCGAGGCGGATCTGGTCGTCGAGGACGTCTACCGCTATCCCGCGCTCTCCCACCATGCGCTGGAGGCCCACTGCGCCGTCGCGCGGGTGGACGCCGACGGCCTCACCGTCTGGGCCGGCACCCAGCATCCGTTCCCGGTGCGGAAGGACCTGGCGGAGATCTTCGACCTGCCGCTGGCCGCCGTGCAGGTCGTCGTCCCGCTCGTCGGGGGCGCCTTCGGCGGCAAGTGCTACACCAAGATCGAGCCGCTGGTCGCCGCTCTCGCCACGAAGGTGCGCAAACCGGTTCGCCTCGCCCTTTCGCTGGAGGAGAGCGCCCGGACGATCACGCGCCACGCGGTCACCGTGCGCCTTCGGACGGCGGTCGGGCGCGACGGCACGCTGCTCGCCCGACAGTGCGAGGTCGTGCTCGATACCGGGGCTTACGCCGACATCGGGCCTCGCGTAGCGACCAAGACCGGGTACCGCGCGCCGGGACCCTACCGGATCCCCAGTCTCCGGATCGACTCGAAGTGTGTCTACACCAACAACGTCCCCGCCGGCGCCTATCGTGGCTACGGGGTGCCCCAGGTCACGTGGGCCTGCGAGTCCCAGATGGACGTGATCGCCGAGCGACTCGACATCGACCCGCTCGCGCTCCGCCGGAAGAATCTTCTCAAGCGCGGCGAGGAGTACGTGGCGGGCGACACGCCGATGGACGGCGACATGGCCGAGGGCCTCGAGCAGACGGCGCGCGCCGTCGGCTGGAGCGCGCCGCTCGCGCGCGGCCGCGGCCGCGGGCTGGCGTGCGCGATGAAGGACGGCGGTGGGACGCACACCGTGTCCACCGCCGTCGTCCGCATCAACGCCGATGGCAGCGTGGCCCTGCTGGCCGGCAGCGTCGAGGTCGGGCAGGGCGCGCGGACGGCGCTGGCCCAGGTCGTCGCCGAGACGCTCGGCGTCCCCTTCGAGACGGTCGTGGTGGTCCCGCCCGACACTTCGATCACGCCCTACGACCACGGGACGAGCGCGAGCCGCTCGACGACGGTGATGGGGCTCGCGGTAGAGGCGGCCGCCAGGGACGCGCGGGAGCAGCTCCTGGCCCTGGCGGCGAAGCTGCTCGACACCGATGCCTCGGCGCTGGCGGTCGGCGACGGGACCATCACGCACGGCGACCGCAGGCTCACCGTGGCCGAGGTCATCAGCGGCCACTACGGTCTCGTCGGCGGCGAAGTGACCGGCGTCGGATCGTTCGTCCCCGGCAAGTGGTCGGGGACCCTCGGCGGCGCCACGGTGTTCTGGGAGACCGGCATGGGCGCGGCGGAGATCGAGGTCGATCCCGAGACCGGCGCGGTGAAGGTCGTGAAGTACGTCTCGGCCGCCGACGTGGGCCAGGCCATCAACCCGCGCGAGTGCGCGGCGCAGGACGAGGGCGCCGCGATGCAGGGCATCGGCCCCGCGCTCTTCGAGTCGCGCGTGAGCGAGCGCGGCCAGCTCCTGAACCCGGGGCTGATCGATTATCGCGTCCCGGCGTTCACCGATCTGCCCGGGGAGTTGGACTCGCTCCTGATCGAGAACGCCGACGGCCCCGGCCCCTTCGGCGCCAAGGGCGTGGGCGAGGGCGGGACGTTCTGCGCGGCCCCGGCCATCGGCAACGCACTGGCGCGGGCGACGGGCGTGCGCCTGACGGAGCTGCCGATGACGCCGGAGCGGGTCTGGCGGGCGCTACGCGCCGCCGGGCGGGTCGAGAATCCGTGA
- a CDS encoding SRPBCC domain-containing protein, which translates to MAPSKNGRRGLKVEREVRIEAPRQAVWDFLWDVPRLAACIPGAKEVRTVEEGRRYAAVVGEKVGPFKVQFPLEIEVLEVQAPERLRARAGGRDAAVDGLVKVDLEVALTAAGDGTTLKLAADISVLGKLGTLGHSVIVRKGTDIVDRFAAAVRAQLESEGKR; encoded by the coding sequence GTGGCGCCATCGAAGAACGGGAGGCGCGGCCTGAAAGTCGAGCGCGAGGTCAGGATCGAGGCGCCGCGGCAGGCGGTGTGGGACTTTCTCTGGGACGTGCCGCGGCTGGCCGCCTGCATCCCGGGGGCGAAAGAGGTCCGGACGGTCGAGGAGGGCAGGCGTTACGCCGCCGTCGTCGGCGAGAAGGTGGGGCCGTTCAAGGTGCAGTTCCCCCTGGAGATCGAGGTGCTCGAGGTCCAGGCGCCCGAGCGCCTGCGGGCCCGCGCGGGCGGGCGCGACGCGGCGGTCGACGGCCTCGTCAAGGTGGACCTCGAGGTGGCCCTGACAGCCGCCGGGGACGGCACCACGCTGAAGCTCGCGGCCGACATCAGCGTCCTCGGCAAGCTGGGGACGCTGGGCCACAGCGTCATCGTGAGGAAGGGCACCGACATCGTGGACCGCTTCGCCGCCGCGGTGCGAGCGCAACTGGAGAGTGAGGGCAAGCGATGA
- a CDS encoding xanthine dehydrogenase family protein molybdopterin-binding subunit, producing the protein MIGTAARRVDTPEKATGRARFISDVVVPGMVHAKLWRSPVPHARILGVDTSRARRAPGVIAVLTAADLPVKDLYYGPAFKDQPMLADGVIRHAGEPVVAVVADTAAHAEAACTLISVDYSELPFVDTLDAALAPTAPVLHERPRPATHFRDLASLKPIPGTNICHQWSYGRGDVDRGFAEADLVVAQTFTFPMVHHYSLEPHCAIARVDPGGITVWASTQHPFPVRKELAEMFGLPLARVQVIVPYLGGAYGNKSYTKIEPLTIALASYVKRPVRLALTVEEAFKTVRRAAVSYRLKTGVRRDGTLVARDCQIHYQLGAYADVGPRVVQKSAYTAAGPYRIPNLRIKAFGVYTNTVVSVAFRGYGVPQLAWAYESQMDVIAERLGIDSLELRLKNVLERGETFMEGDLPVDCDYAEGLRKAAAAIGWNAPAAGPRRGKGLACTIKAPLAPSVSSAIVRLHADGSATLLTATVEIGQGARTTLSQIVAQELALPLDRVRIARSEVGMTPYDQATSASRSTTLMGLAVLRAARDVRDQLLALGGRQLGSEASAVTLRDGKIVSAKGERSYAEAVAAHFGTGGELLGRGTYRGERGHAPLGGEAPFWEVGLAATEVEVDEETGRVTLLRYVSVADIGTAINPRECEAQEEGAAMMGIGHTFFEQMVYDGGQLLNPSLIDYRVPVMSDLPGEYRSLLVENGDGPGPYGAKGIGESGLIPTAPAIANAIAHAIGVRITDLPMTPERVWRALLNRSSGSSSSPSDALRIPRAQHAAPSPRSIRDAAPRTPGEPY; encoded by the coding sequence ATGATCGGCACCGCGGCCAGGCGCGTCGACACTCCGGAGAAGGCCACCGGGCGGGCCCGCTTCATCAGCGACGTGGTCGTCCCCGGGATGGTCCACGCCAAGCTCTGGCGGAGCCCGGTTCCTCACGCGAGGATTCTCGGTGTCGACACGTCGCGCGCCCGGCGGGCGCCGGGAGTGATCGCGGTCCTCACCGCCGCCGACCTCCCGGTGAAGGACCTCTACTATGGTCCCGCGTTCAAGGACCAGCCGATGCTGGCCGACGGCGTCATCCGGCACGCCGGCGAGCCGGTCGTGGCCGTGGTGGCCGACACGGCGGCTCACGCCGAGGCGGCCTGCACGCTGATCAGCGTCGACTATTCCGAGCTTCCCTTCGTTGACACGCTCGATGCGGCCCTGGCGCCGACAGCGCCCGTGCTCCACGAGCGACCGCGCCCCGCCACGCACTTCCGCGATCTCGCGTCGCTCAAGCCGATTCCGGGGACGAACATCTGCCATCAGTGGAGCTACGGGCGGGGCGACGTCGACCGCGGCTTCGCCGAGGCCGACCTGGTGGTGGCGCAAACGTTCACGTTCCCGATGGTTCACCACTACTCGCTCGAGCCCCACTGCGCGATCGCGCGCGTCGATCCGGGCGGAATCACCGTGTGGGCCTCCACCCAGCACCCGTTCCCGGTCCGCAAGGAGCTGGCGGAGATGTTCGGGCTGCCGCTGGCCCGGGTGCAGGTGATCGTGCCGTATCTGGGCGGCGCCTACGGCAACAAGTCCTACACCAAGATCGAGCCGCTAACGATCGCGCTGGCCAGCTACGTGAAGCGCCCGGTGCGCCTGGCCCTCACCGTCGAGGAGGCGTTCAAGACCGTCCGGCGCGCTGCCGTGAGCTATCGCCTCAAGACCGGCGTCAGGCGCGACGGCACGCTCGTCGCGCGCGACTGCCAGATCCACTACCAGCTCGGCGCCTACGCCGACGTGGGGCCGCGCGTCGTGCAGAAGTCGGCCTACACCGCGGCCGGGCCGTATCGCATTCCGAATCTCAGGATCAAGGCCTTCGGCGTCTACACCAACACGGTGGTGAGCGTCGCCTTCCGCGGCTACGGCGTGCCGCAGCTCGCCTGGGCCTACGAGTCGCAGATGGACGTGATCGCGGAGCGGTTGGGGATCGATTCGCTCGAGCTTCGCCTGAAAAACGTGCTCGAGCGCGGTGAGACGTTCATGGAAGGCGACCTGCCCGTCGACTGCGACTACGCGGAAGGCCTCAGGAAGGCCGCCGCCGCCATTGGCTGGAACGCGCCCGCGGCGGGACCGCGGCGGGGCAAGGGCCTCGCGTGCACGATCAAGGCGCCGCTCGCCCCCTCGGTCTCCAGCGCCATCGTCAGGCTGCACGCCGACGGGAGCGCGACCCTTCTCACCGCGACGGTCGAGATCGGCCAGGGCGCCCGGACGACGCTCTCCCAGATCGTGGCCCAGGAGCTCGCGCTCCCGCTCGATCGCGTGCGCATCGCGCGCTCCGAGGTCGGCATGACTCCGTACGACCAGGCGACCAGCGCAAGCCGGTCGACCACGCTGATGGGGCTGGCGGTGCTCCGGGCGGCGCGCGACGTGCGCGACCAGCTCCTGGCCCTCGGCGGCCGCCAGCTCGGGAGCGAGGCGAGCGCGGTGACGCTCCGGGACGGCAAGATCGTCTCTGCGAAGGGCGAGCGGTCCTACGCGGAGGCCGTGGCCGCCCACTTCGGCACCGGGGGCGAGCTGCTCGGCCGCGGGACCTATCGCGGCGAGCGCGGCCACGCCCCGCTCGGCGGCGAGGCCCCCTTCTGGGAGGTCGGCCTGGCGGCGACCGAGGTGGAGGTCGACGAGGAGACGGGCCGCGTGACGCTGCTCCGGTACGTTTCCGTCGCCGACATCGGCACGGCCATCAACCCGCGGGAGTGTGAGGCCCAGGAGGAGGGCGCGGCAATGATGGGCATCGGCCACACCTTCTTCGAGCAGATGGTTTACGATGGCGGGCAGCTCCTGAACCCCTCGCTCATCGATTACCGCGTGCCGGTGATGAGCGACCTGCCGGGGGAATACCGGAGCCTGCTGGTCGAGAACGGCGACGGGCCGGGCCCCTACGGGGCCAAGGGGATCGGCGAGAGCGGCCTCATCCCGACCGCCCCCGCCATCGCCAACGCCATCGCCCACGCGATCGGCGTCAGGATCACCGACCTGCCGATGACGCCCGAGCGCGTGTGGCGGGCGCTCCTCAACCGCTCTTCCGGATCTTCTTCGTCGCCGTCCGATGCTTTGCGAATTCCTCGCGCACAACACGCCGCACCGTCGCCTCGATCGATTCGCGACGCTGCTCCACGTACTCCCGGAGAGCCGTATTAA
- a CDS encoding thiamine pyrophosphate-binding protein, whose translation MKPTDPLPAIVPETPVPSASRTELWGSDAVARMLQRLDVPYVALVPGASFRGLHDSLVNDLGNRRPQMLTCIHEESAIAIAHGYAKASGRMMGAVLHSNVGLLHASMAIFNAWCDRMPMLILGATGPWDAAKRRPWIDWIHTMSDQGALIRGFTKWDNQPGSVPAAYDALLRAAQMATTAPRGPVYVNLDAALQEAKLPELPPLPDVSRFRPPEPVHPAPELVRRAAEMLSSAKAPVILAGRSGRDEDAWRARVQLAETLGARVITDLKVGAVFPTRHPLYVGPPGSYLSEAASKTLREADVVLALDWIDLAGTLKLASGDQPITAKIISASCDVHLHRGFGMEYFGLPPVDVNLLAEPDVVVLQLAETCRPRRGSAAPAAPPETAARAHDVMSLRAVADAFNEATDGIDVCLTRLPLGWRGGYRDFAHPLDYLGADGGAGVGSGPGITVGAALALRGSGRIPVALLGDGDYLMGVTALWTATHYEIPCLFVVCNNRSFYNDEAHQERVAKMRGRPVENKWIGQHIGDPDIDLAMMAVAQGAKGIGPVTRPEQLTGAIKEGLRAVMDGEVCVIDARVLPGYDADISGERRAVERSAGKV comes from the coding sequence ATGAAGCCGACCGATCCCCTACCCGCCATCGTCCCGGAAACGCCCGTGCCCTCGGCCTCCCGCACCGAGCTGTGGGGGAGCGACGCGGTCGCCCGCATGCTGCAGCGGCTCGACGTCCCCTACGTCGCGCTGGTCCCGGGGGCGAGCTTCCGGGGCCTCCACGACAGCCTCGTGAACGACCTCGGCAACCGGCGACCGCAGATGCTGACCTGCATCCACGAGGAGAGCGCCATCGCCATCGCTCACGGCTACGCCAAGGCCAGCGGGCGCATGATGGGCGCCGTCCTGCACTCCAACGTCGGCCTGCTGCACGCGAGCATGGCCATCTTCAACGCGTGGTGCGACCGCATGCCGATGCTGATCCTGGGCGCGACGGGGCCGTGGGACGCGGCCAAGCGCCGGCCGTGGATCGACTGGATCCACACCATGTCCGATCAGGGCGCGCTGATCCGCGGATTCACGAAATGGGACAACCAGCCGGGCTCGGTGCCGGCGGCGTACGACGCGCTCTTGCGGGCGGCCCAGATGGCGACGACGGCGCCGCGCGGCCCCGTGTACGTGAACCTGGACGCGGCGCTGCAGGAGGCGAAGCTTCCCGAGCTCCCGCCGCTTCCCGACGTGTCCCGCTTCCGCCCGCCGGAGCCGGTCCACCCCGCTCCCGAGCTCGTGAGGCGCGCGGCCGAAATGCTGAGCTCCGCCAAGGCACCGGTGATCCTCGCCGGCCGGAGCGGCCGCGATGAAGACGCGTGGCGGGCGCGGGTGCAGCTCGCGGAGACGCTCGGCGCCCGCGTCATCACCGATCTCAAGGTGGGCGCCGTGTTCCCCACCCGTCACCCCCTGTACGTCGGCCCGCCCGGCAGCTACCTCTCCGAAGCCGCGTCCAAGACGCTGCGCGAGGCCGACGTCGTCCTCGCGCTCGACTGGATCGATCTGGCCGGGACGCTCAAGCTGGCCTCCGGCGATCAACCCATCACCGCAAAGATCATCTCCGCCTCCTGCGACGTCCACCTCCACCGCGGCTTCGGCATGGAGTACTTCGGGCTGCCGCCGGTGGACGTCAATCTCCTGGCCGAGCCCGATGTCGTGGTGCTGCAGCTCGCCGAGACGTGCCGGCCGCGGCGCGGCTCTGCCGCACCGGCGGCGCCGCCGGAAACAGCGGCCCGTGCCCACGACGTGATGAGCCTCCGCGCCGTCGCGGACGCCTTCAACGAGGCGACCGACGGCATCGACGTCTGTCTCACCCGGCTGCCGCTCGGGTGGCGGGGCGGTTACCGGGACTTCGCGCATCCGCTCGACTACCTCGGCGCCGACGGCGGCGCCGGCGTGGGGTCGGGGCCGGGCATCACCGTCGGCGCGGCGCTAGCGCTCCGGGGCTCGGGACGCATTCCGGTCGCGCTCCTCGGCGACGGCGATTACCTGATGGGCGTGACGGCCCTGTGGACCGCCACGCATTACGAGATCCCCTGCCTCTTCGTCGTCTGCAACAACCGCTCCTTCTACAACGACGAGGCGCACCAGGAGCGCGTCGCCAAGATGCGCGGCCGGCCCGTCGAGAACAAGTGGATCGGCCAGCACATCGGCGATCCGGACATCGACCTGGCCATGATGGCAGTCGCCCAGGGGGCGAAGGGCATCGGGCCCGTCACCCGGCCCGAGCAGCTCACGGGCGCCATCAAGGAGGGGCTGCGCGCGGTCATGGACGGCGAGGTGTGCGTGATCGACGCGCGCGTCCTGCCCGGCTACGACGCCGACATCAGCGGAGAGCGCCGGGCGGTCGAGCGCTCCGCGGGAAAGGTGTGA
- a CDS encoding tripartite tricarboxylate transporter substrate-binding protein has translation MRRWRGRSARWVGAAVIGLVIVTGLVAAAQEPFYKGKTVRIVVGFTAGGGFDTYSRTIARHMTRHIPGNPTIIVENMPGAGSRISANYLYKIAKPDGLTIGHFIGGVLLGQVLGQQGIEFDARKFEYIGAPVNEHPVCALTKASGITSVEKWMAAGTPVKMGGVSPGSSNPDNVTRAIKASLGLPIQIVTGYKGTAEIRLAAEGGEVAGACWGWGSLQATWRKGLDAGEVQVVLQVAPKPHRELPNVPLAINFAKTEEARRLLEAAIHNDSVLVRTYTLPPGTPKDRVQILRKAFQETLRDPALLAEAEKAKLEIDPVAGEEIERTVAGLFKLDPAMIAKLRTILLE, from the coding sequence ATGAGGAGATGGAGAGGCAGGTCCGCGCGATGGGTGGGGGCGGCGGTGATCGGGCTCGTCATCGTGACCGGACTCGTGGCTGCGGCTCAGGAGCCGTTCTACAAGGGCAAGACCGTGCGCATCGTCGTCGGCTTCACGGCGGGCGGGGGCTTCGACACCTACTCGCGGACGATCGCCCGGCACATGACCAGGCACATCCCGGGCAACCCGACGATCATCGTCGAGAACATGCCGGGGGCGGGTAGCCGGATCTCCGCCAACTACCTCTACAAGATCGCCAAGCCGGACGGGCTCACCATCGGCCACTTCATCGGCGGGGTGCTCCTCGGCCAGGTCCTCGGCCAGCAGGGCATCGAGTTCGACGCGCGGAAGTTCGAATACATCGGCGCGCCGGTGAACGAGCACCCGGTCTGTGCGCTGACCAAGGCCAGCGGGATCACGAGCGTCGAGAAGTGGATGGCGGCGGGAACGCCGGTGAAAATGGGCGGCGTCTCCCCGGGCTCGTCCAACCCCGACAACGTGACGCGAGCGATCAAGGCCAGCCTCGGCTTGCCGATCCAGATCGTCACCGGCTACAAAGGCACGGCGGAGATCCGGCTCGCCGCCGAGGGCGGCGAGGTCGCGGGGGCGTGCTGGGGCTGGGGCTCGCTGCAGGCCACTTGGCGGAAGGGACTGGACGCCGGCGAGGTGCAGGTCGTGCTCCAGGTCGCGCCCAAGCCGCATCGTGAGCTGCCGAACGTCCCCCTCGCGATCAACTTCGCCAAGACCGAGGAGGCGCGCCGCCTGCTCGAGGCGGCCATCCACAACGACAGCGTGCTCGTCCGGACCTACACGCTGCCGCCGGGGACGCCGAAGGACCGCGTGCAGATCTTGAGGAAGGCGTTCCAGGAGACGCTCCGCGACCCCGCATTGCTGGCCGAGGCTGAGAAGGCCAAGCTGGAGATCGATCCGGTCGCCGGGGAAGAGATCGAGCGGACGGTGGCGGGCCTCTTCAAGCTCGACCCCGCTATGATCGCCAAGCTCAGGACCATCCTCCTCGAATGA